CGCGAAGGAGCTCTCCCTCGTGGCCCAAGGTGAGGTGTTCCGGACCACTCTGGAGGGGGCGGTGGCCAGCTTCCAGGCGGTGGCGCGGCAGGAGATTGAGGTTGAGCGTGAGGAGGCCCGCAAGAAGCTCCAACGGTCGCGCGAGGATCTTCAGGAGGAACTCGCGCGGGTGACCAGCCGGGTGGACAAGAGCCTCAAGGAGCTGCGCGAACAGGCGGATGACCTTCAGTTCACCGTGGAGGAGCGACGCAAGCTCGTCCGGGACTACAAGCCCGGAACCATCGAGGAACTGATCCAGCGCATTCGCGCACTGCGCGAGCAGGTCCAGGAGCTCGAGAACGAGCGCGCGGTCCTCAAGAAGGAGCGAGAGGATCTGAGCCTCCAACTGAAGCTGCTTCAGTCAAGCCAGGGCCACATTTCACAGGAAGAATTGGAGGCCCGGCGCAAGGCCTTGGATGAGCGGGCAGCCCAGTTCGAGAATGCCTACCAGGTCCAGGTCGAGCGAGACGCATTGCGGAAGCAGCTCGACGAGATGGAGCTGGTCCGCGGGGCATACGAGCGGAACCAGCAGGTCGTCCTCTCGGACGCGAAACTGCGCACCCAGAACGATGAGCTGATCAGGCAGCTTGAGCAACTCCGCCAGGAAAAGGATGACGTCCAGCTCAAGAATGGCCGGCTGGTGCAGACGATCAACCACAAGGACAAGCGGATCGCGGAGCTGGGCCGGACCGTGGATGAGCAAGTGAAATCCTTGATGGCGCTGGAAGCGGGACTCGCCGACAAGGGAACGCGCGTCCAGGAGCTCGAGGCCAGCATCGAGACCGAGCGCGAGCGCTTGCGCAATCAGTTGGCGAGCCTTCAGACGAAGAACGCGAAGCTGGATGAGAGGCAGCGGCGCCTGGACGAGGACGGGCAGAGAGCATTCGCGGCGCGGGTTACCGAGCGGGAACAGCTCACCGCTTGGCTGCAGAATCGCAAGCAAGACCTCGATCTCGTCGAGCAGAACACCGAGGAGACGGTCCGTAGGCGGGTGGCAGCGGAGAATGCCCAGCGGCTGTCACGGCTTGAACAGGATCTGGAGACCGCCAAGGGCCAAGTGGTTGGCCTGGAGCAGGCGAGGACGCTGCTCGAGTCCAGGCTTAGCGCCGCTACGACGGAGCGCGTGAGGTTCCTCGATGAGAAGGCGGGGCTGGAGGCACAGGCCGAACGGACGCGCCAGGAGGTGATGGCGCTCGAGAAGCGTGCACATGAAGCCGGGCGGCACCTCACGGAGTTGAAGCCCGAGCTGGCGGCGCTTGGCGCCAGGAAGGCCGCGCTGCAAGCGGAGAACGAGATCGCGGAGCGGGGCTTCTCGGAGAAGCGCCAGCGCGAGAAGGCGGAGCTCGACGCACTCATCGAGCGGCGCACGCGGCTTGAGGATCGGACGACCAACCTGGACGAGCGGCTCAAGCCCATCAAGAAGCACTGGGAGGCTCCCCTCCGGCGCGGGGCGTTGGAGGGACGCGAGGAGCTGGGCTGGCTGGATGACGTGGCGGGCCGCATCGAGCAGACCGGCTTCCAGTTTCCCCTCCGGCTCATGAAGGCCTTCCATACCTCGCTGAAGATCGCCTCGTGGGCGCCGCTGACCGCGCTCGCCGGGGTGAGCGGCACTGGCAAGTCGGAGCTCCCCCGGCTCTATGCCCACTACGGCGGGCTCCGGTTCCTGTCCGTGCCCGTCCAGCCGAACTGGGACAGCCCGCAGGACCTCTTCGGCTTCTTCAACTACATGGATGGCCGCTTCCGGGCCACGGACCTCGTGCGTGCGCTGTACCAGAGCCAGCAGCCGCCGGGCGAGGAGGGCTTCGCCGACGGACTGCTCCTCGTGCTGCTGGACGAGATGAACCGCGCCCGCTTCGAGCTGTACTTCAGCGAGCTGCTGAGCCGGCTCGAGTCCCGTCGCGGGGCGGGCTCGGATGACGAGCGAAGCATGCAGGTGGACCTTGGCGCGGGCGTGGAGCCCCTGCGGATCCGGCTCGGGGAGAACGTGCTCTTCGTCGGCACCATGAACGAGGACGAGAGCACCTACAGCCTCTCGGACATGGTGCTCGACCGCGGCAACGTGCTCTCCTTCCCGCGGCCCCGGCAACTGAGGCGCCGCGACTCCCTGCAGACGGTCACCCCACGTGCCCAGGTGCTGCGCCACGCCACCTGGAGTGGTTGGATCCGAGAGCCCGGAGCGCTCCCGGACAAGGCACGGGACGCCATCGGAGGCGCGCTGGAGCAGTTGAACAGCGCGCTCGCTCACGTGAACCGGGCCATCGGCCATCGCGTGCTCCAGGCCGTCGAGGGCTACGTGGCGAACTACCCGGGGGCGCTGGGTGACGAGCGGGTGTGGAAGACCGCCCTGGAAGATCAGCTCGCCCAGAAGATCATGCCGAAGCTTCGGGGCATCGAACTGGACAGCCAGGCGGGAGGCGAATGCCTCGATGTGATCTCCAGGGTTCTCGAGGTCCACGCTCCCGCCCTGCGGCGGGACTTCGAGCGGTCCAGGGCGCGCTCGCAGGGCGCGTTCATCTGGTCGAGCGCCACCTATCTGGAGGGGGAGGGCGAGGCGTGAGCCACGCCACCGCGTTGTCGTGCGCCACCTATCCCGAGCGGGATGAATTGGAGCGCCGCGCCTCCGAGGTGAGGAGGGGCGGGCAGGATGCGGCAGGGGCCCGATGGGCCACGCTCATCCTGGCCGAGCATCTGATTGCCGCCGCGGCCGAATTGGATGCGGTCACAGGGCTGCCGCTCTCCACTCCGCTCGCCGGGACACTCCGCCGCATCCGTGAAGCCGTCGGGAGTGGGCGCTGGCCGCTGCCGCGCGACGGATTCGCACGCTGTGTCGAGCTTGCGGTGGAGCCGCTGGAGCGGATCGTGGCCTTGCCCCGCTGGCGTCCCCAGAGGGTGCGTGTCCGCCTGCAGCCGGAGAAGGTCCGCGAGCAGGACGTGAAGTGCCTCACCTGGCTGGCGCGTCAGCCGGGGGTCACCCCGCACGAGAAGAGCGCGTCCGCCCGTCAGGTTCTGGGGGTCGTCCGCGAGCGCAACCACGACACCCCCGAGAATCGCCTCGTGCTCTGGGTCCTCATCGCGCTCGAGCGGCTCGTCCGGCAGCGGCTCGACGCGTGCCGCCAGGGAGAGTTCGACTCCCAGGCGACCGCCCTTCGTCAGGGATTGCAGCGGATGCGCCGGCTGGTCCTCCAGGAATTGGGGTCCTCGCCGATGGCGGGTGTAGCGCCGACGCTCCGCCCGGAGCCCAACAACGTGTTGCTCGGGGATCCGGACTACTCGCGTGCATGGCGAGCTTTTCGTTGGCTTGGCGCACGGGACACGCTCACCGCGCAGGCCTGGGCGCGAGCGGATCTGCTGCTCACGGCCGCGCTGGGCGCCACCGTGCTCGCGACCCTGGCCGGACGTAGGGATGCCGTCCTCGAGAACGGGCCCGCGCGGATCGAACTGGAGGGGCGGGCTGGCGCGGACTTCGGGCTGAGCATTCCGAGCACGCCGCTGGTGGCTGCTTCCTCAGTGGAGCGGGTGGGACTCTTCGTGTTCCAAGCTCTCGACCCGTCTGGCTGGTGCGTCGAGCAGCGCCTGCTGACTGGGGCTCCCGTCCTGACCCAGGTCGAGGCCCGGACCTTCCTTCTCTCCGCCACCCTCGACGAGACCGGAGCGCTGCTCCCTGGACGGGGAGCCCCCGCGCACGTCCATCTCCAGACCGATGGGGGAGAGGAGTCGCTGGGCTTCCTCGCGGACGCCGAAGGATTTCGGGACGTCGCCCAGGCGCTGGTGGAGCGGTGGCTGGGGCCCGAGCCGGAGGAGGCCGCGTTTCTCCTGTTGCCGGAGGAGGGCCCGGCGGAGGGAACGAGGGGCCGGTGCGTGGGGTGGGACCTCTCCACGCCCAGGCTTCGCGTCGCGTCCTCCCTGGAGGACTCCGCGCGGAGAGACCTACCGCTCCTGGGCCGCGCGACTCCAGAGGGCAGATGGTTCGTGGGACGAGAGGGGCTGTCCCTGCTGGGGAGCACCCCGAGCCTCGGTGTTTCCGAGGTGCTCGCCCGCTTCACTGGCGCTGGAACCGCTCCCGACCTGTTCGAGGAGGGCAGGAAGATGATGTCCGCCCTCTTCCGCATGGCCCTCGAGGCCGGAGCCGGTCCCTCGGCGGGGGGCTCGCTTGCGCTGGCCGTTCCGGACGGGACGGATGAGCTGGGCGCGAGCCTGCTGCGCGAGGCGCTTCCCGCACGCCAGTCGGATGCGCTCTTCGTGCCCTCCTCGGTCGCGGCGGCGCTCGAGTGGCGGCGCCGGCAGGGCGCTCCGGTCACTCCGGGCCCGCGGCCGGTGCTCGTCCTGAGCACCCAGGCTCCCGGCCTCACTGTGTCGTACCTAGAACTGCTGCGCGACGAGGAATGCGCGGCGGGAGACCCCTTCGTCTGGCGGCGCTCGCTTCCGCTTACTCCCGTGGCGGAGGCGTCCGCAGCGTCCGTTTCGGCCTGGTCGTTGGCCGTGGCCCGAGAGGCGGTCGAGCGTGCCTCGGCGCAGGCACTGGAGGAGCCCCTTCTCCAGCAGGCCGCCACGCGCCTGGCCTCGGGAGGACTGCTGGCGGAGCTCGTGGACAACGCGGCGGCGCGGCCGGTGCTCATCCCGCTTCAGGAAGACGGAAGCCGATGGCTGCGAGTCGAGCGCCACCATGTGGAGCCCGCCGCGGCCGGTGCCGGATGGTTGGCGGCCTTCCGGAGCTGGCTGAACGCGATGGAGCTCAGCGGTGGAGCGGCGCGTCTCCGTGCCCAGGTGAATGGCCGGCCCCTCATGGTTCTCCTCGCGGGGGAACCCTTCGGACAGTCCTTCCTCGAGGAAGGGATCCGCTCCGAGCTGGAGCGCTGCTTCGGCCCGAGCCAGCTCGAGATCCTCGAGGGTGGGGCGGAGGCCCTCGCGCGGGGGGCCCAGGAAGCGCTGCTGCGTCGTGGCCGCAGTGAGCCCACCTGGAGCGACACGCTTCCTCCCCTCCGGTTGGAGATCCGCACCGAGCGCGGGCCCCAGTGGCTCGAACTGCTGGATGGAGCCCGCGCGGTCCGGCCGGGCGAGCGCGTCCAGCGGTCCATTGCCCAGGTGCTCGTGCTTCCACGGAACGAGCGCCGCATCGCCTTCCCGCTCTCGCGGGAGCGAAGCGCGGACAAGGCTACCGCGGGATTCATCGCCACCCTCGAGCACGAGTGCTTCCCGTTGATGCAGGACGTGAAGGTCCGGCTGGAGGTGGACTTCCACTACGCGGAGGATTCCTTCCGCGTCCATGTCCTCCCGCTCCAGCCCGCACCCTTCACCGCGCTCGAGTTCCGCTGGGAGCCAGGCGCGCCCGATGCCCGGGGAGAAATCCATAACGAGCCGCCGGCGGCCCCGGAGGGATTTCGGTGGGATGAGCCCACTTCCGATCCGAAGCTGCTCATCCAGGGCGCGCGCGACCTGCGCAAACGGAGCAGCGAGGTCTTCCGGGGGAATGTGATTGTCGACGTGAAGAACCACGAAAAGAAGAAGACGTTCGTGGAGTCGGTGAGGAGTCTAGTTCGTGAGTGCTCGGCGGAGGCGCTGGGCATCAAGGAGCTGTGGCCCAGCGCGCGCATTCCGGGACCGCCTGCGCACGTCCGCTCCGCCCTGGATGAGTTGCTGCCCTTGCTCCTGGAGTTCGCGGGGCTGCCGGAGGAAACCTCGCGCGGCGTCCGGAAGAGCCCGCCATTGACGAAGCCCTCGCTCTGGACGAATCCGCTCGTCCAGGGGGAACTGGACAAGCTCCGCCTCTCGGCGCTCTCGGCGCTCTCGGCGCTTCGTGGGGATGCACCCACTTCATTGCTCCCCAGCCTTCTGGAGCGCGCACGCCAGGAGCCTGGCTCCCAGCTTCTCCTGGAGGCCATCGGCCGGCAGCTCACCTCGGGAGACAGGCTCGCCGTCTCCGAGGCGCTGCACTGGCTCGTGGAGCAGCTAGCGCCGCGTGAGGGGGCACGGCCCCAGGCGCTCAAGCTGCCGCTCTGGGCCCTCTCCACGGGCTTCTGGTCGATGCCTTCGGCGGTGCAGGAGTTGTCCGCGCAAGGTGTCTCGCGCCTGGCGGAGGACTGCGAGGAGCTGTTGAGCCGGATCGCCACGGAATGGCACGCCGAGCGCGTGGGTCCGGACCTCTGCGCGGAGGCGCTGGCCGTACTGCTGGGACTCTTGCGGTTGCGTCCTGGCGTGAAGGAGCCGCGGCTGGTCGCTGGGACCTTGGAGGCCACGCGCCTGGCGGTAATTGCCGAAAGGGCTGCCGCGGCGCTCGAGCACGCGGGGAAGCCGATGCGGCCACGGCTGAAGCTGGGAGAAGGCGAGACGCTCACCGAGGTGGTGTGCAGCGCGCTTCGTGGACAACGGCTTGCACTCGTCAGGGCCCTGGAGGATTGAGCATGAGCACCCATCGGAACTTCCTGTACTGGAACATCGGCTTTACCCGCGCGTGGCCCGTCCGGTGTCCAGCGAGTGCGCTTCCGGAAGCGGGCCAGGGCAGGTTTCACCGCTGGGGCCAAGTCTCCGATGGGCCCCAGCTCACCTTCCAGGTGGAAGGGAAGGGGGTGCCGCTCTCGTTCCCGAACCCCGCCTTGGCGCGCGAAGTGAGGCAGGCTCTCGGGCAGGCCAGTCCCCCCGTCGCCTTCCGCATCCGGCTCGAGCAGGACGCGGAGCGGAGCGACCGGTGGGCCGGTGAACTGGAGCTGGTCCAGACCTCCCTCCAGGCCTCCATCGAGGGCTCCGTGGGCATCGTCTTCCCGGAGGCGCTGTGGCCAGGCGTGTCGGAACCGGAGCGCCAGCATCGTCTGGCGGGCATCCGGGCTGCGCTGACCTTCGAGTGTGGTGGCAGGCCCGTCCTGGTGGTGGAGGCCCCCCTGCTGTCCATCGAGCCTGCGTCAGGTGCGCCGCGGCTGGATCTCATCCTCGATGACCGGCGCCGCCTGCGTGCGCGCATCGAAGGGGTCCCCGGGCAGCAGTGCCTTGTCGTGGAGAGCATCCAGGACCCCAAGGGGACCGCCGAGCTAAGGACCGGGCGGTTGATATCGCTACAGCGTGAGCCGGTGTTCACCTTCTCCGAGTCAGCTGCTCCGCGCACGGACCTGACCACGCTCGTGCCCCCGACGCAGGAGCTCCTGCGGGCATGGCTGCAGTACGAAGGCCTCGAGCGCGAGCGCGACCAGGTGCTTTTCGATCGCCGCCATGCGCACCCGCTCGAGTTCAACGAGATGGAGGCCTCGGACTCGCAGGGTTTCGATGTGGCGATCGTCAACGCAACGGATGTCGAGCAGTGGCTCGGCGACGGCATGCGCCTTGGCGGCAGGCTCAACATCGCCGTCCAGGTCTCGGCCATGGCGGGGAATGAATCGCCGAGGCCAGCGCTTCTCGAGCGCTTCATCGAACGCAAGGAGGAGGGGCGCCTCCTCGCGCGTCTGAGCTTCGAGTCGGATGCGGATCGTCCACCGGGTATCGGCCGTATCCTGGCCCGCGAGAACAAGGGATCCGCGGCTGCCCGCAAGCGCCGTGCGAAGGTCCTTGCCCGCCTCCAGACGGGAAGGTTCGCCAATCCCCGGCTCCTGGAGTACCTGCTGGACCCATCCAGGGTCCAGCGCGTCACCGCGAAGCTGGAGACCTTCCTCCGTCAGAGCGGCAAGAAGTCGCTGGAGCCGAAGCAGGTCGAGGCGATCGCGAAGGCCACCCGGCTGCCCGATGTGTTGTTGATCCAGGGGCCACCGGGCACCGGCAAGACAGAGGTGCTGGTGGAGATCGTCCATCACCTTCGGGCCCGCTACGGAGGGCGGCGGGAAGAGGCCTCGGGGCCCTTCCGGATCCTGATCGCCGGGGCGCACAACGAGGCCGTGAAGAACGCGTTCAGCCGCCTGGAGGGCATGGTGATCCGGGTGCTGACGGCGGAGCGGCAGGAGCAGGACTCGTTGAAGGAGAAGAGCGCGCTGAGGGGCCAGGAGATCGCGCGGAAGGCCCGGGCGCGAATCGAGGGCAGTGACACCTTCCAGCGCATTCGCGCACAGGGAGATCTGCGGGAAAAGCTCCTCATGGCTCGGCGAGCGCTCTTGGATGCTGGGATGGAGGAGGCAAGGCCCCGATTCGAGGAGTTGATGGATGCCGCACTCGAGCGTCATCTGACGGTGTCCCATCAACGGGAGATCCAGACGTTGTCGCGGCGTCTGGACGCGCTCCGAGACTCGGAGGGCTCCACGCCGATGCAGGTGGCAGGTGGCGCCGGGGTCGCTGCCGCGCTCCAGCGGTTGTTCGAGGGGCCGATTCCAGCGCCGGGCGAGGACCCGGCGCCCCTGCTCCCGCTGCTGTCGGCGCTTGATGCGGCACGGGACGCCGCAGTGAGCGGGCAGGAGCGCCTGCCCGAGGAGCTCCTGGTTCAGGCCGATGCCTGGCTCGCGCTGCGGCCCCGCATCGAGCAGGTGGTGAGGGAGGGCTGTGGTTGGAGCGCGTCGCTGCACCTGCGCGTGGCCAGACTGCTCCAGGAGACGGCCGTGCCTCCCGAGTCGCTCCCGCCGGCGGAGGGTCCACCCACGGTGCACGCGGAGGCGTTGCGCTCCGTCGAGCGCGATTGTCTCGCCTGGTGTGATGAGGCGCTCCGGCTGGTGGCCGCGCAACTCGAGCAATTGACCCGGACCGACGAGGTCGTGCTCGACCAGTGGATTCGCGCCCTGAGCGATGAGCCGGGTCTGTTCCACGAGCTCCAGTCCAACCACGCGCCGATCTCCGCCGCGACCTGCCAGATCGCCGCGGATACGACGGGCGAGGAGGATGACTTCTTCGATGTCGTCATCGTGGATGAGGCCGCGCGCGCCGGAATCGACGTGCTGATTCCCATGGCGTTGGGCCGTCATGTCATCCTCGTGGGAGATCACCGGCAGCTTCCTCCGCACGTCGAGGAGCAGCTCTGGCGGGGACTCGATGGCGAGCTCCAATCGAGTGTCGACATGAAGTCGTCCCTATTTGCCTGGCTGCATGAGCGGCTTCCCGGGGAGAATTTCGTCGCGCTCGACAAGCAGTTCCGTATGCACGAGGACATCGGGCGTCTGGTGTCGATGGCCTTCTATGAGCCCGAGGTCGAGCTCCGGCATTACTGGGAGGGAGCGTTGGCCGAGCAGCGCAAGCTGACGCTCGGGCTCTTCGACAACCGGCCTGTCATGTGGGTGGACACGAGGGACCGGCCTGGCAAGGACGAGGACTGCCTTGAATTCAACGCGTACGAAGAGGACGTCATCTTCAAGCTCCTGGAGGCCATTCCCCGGGAGCGGCTCGACGCCCTGCGTGCGAAACACGGGGCGCCACCCATCGCTGTGCTTGCGTTCTACACGCAGCAGCGACAGCGCTTCGAGGATCGCCTCGCGAGGCTGCCTTCGTGGCTGAGAGAGGCCGTCGACCTCATCACTGTCCACAGTGCCCAGGGGCGTGAGTTCCCCCTGGTCATCATCGCGACCACGCGGAGCACGCGGCAGATGAAGATCGGGTTCCTCCGGGACGAGAGCTCGGCGAACGTGGCGATCTCACGCGCTCAATCCCAGGTCATCATCGTCGGAGACTCGGAGACTCTCGCGGCGGAGCAGCGTGGGCGCGTGAACGCGCCATGGCGCAAGGTCTTTGGCCTGATCGCGGACGCGGGCGCCAAGCAGTCCTCCAGGCCCATCATCCCTGCTTCGGAGGTGCTCGCATGGATCCGCTGAGCCAGTACCAGACCCGCCGCGTCTGGATCGAACTGCCCTCCCGTTGGCTCCGTGTCGTGGCACGGTTCGCGCGACCCCGGTCGCTCGATCGCCTCGAATCGGCAGTCCTCCAACTCGTGGGACTGAGGGAACGGACCGAGGCGGAGCTGGCTGAAATCCTCGGAGACGTGTCCGTGGACATGGTGGCTTCGGCCCTTCGAGGCCTCCAGGCGATGGGGCGGGTGCACGAGCAGGGGGGGCCAATCTCCCGCTGGCTGGCTCCTCCGGAGGCGAACGACGGGCTGGATGATCCGCAGGTGGGCTGGGTGGCCTTGTCTCCCCACCGGGAGGACGTAATTCCGGAGCTCGTTCTCGGCGACGTGGCCCGGTTGCCACAACGACAGGCCGGGGGGCATCCGGAGCTGTCGCTGGAGGAACACGTGCGGCCCGAGCTGCCCGAGCGCCTGCCCGAATTGATACGGCGAGCCGTCCGCATGGGCATGTCGGCGGTCGTGACCTCTTCGCACCGCGAGGGGGGCGCCGTGACGGACTCGGAGCGTGAGCCGCGAGTGACCGCGCTGCGTATGGATTGGGATGCGAAGAGTGGAAAGTCAGTTCCCGTGGAGCGGGTGAAGGCCTGCTGGGCGCTGCTTGAGGTCGTTCCAGGTCTGACAGGCCGTGCCACGCTCGTCTTCCACGAACCCCAGTGGGTCCCGACGCTCGAGAGCAAGCGTCCTGTTTCCTCGCAGCTGGAGACGTGGATTCGTCAGTCCCTGCCGGGCACCTGGCAGCGGATCGAGGTGCTCCAGCGCGAAGTGCGGGTCGACCACTCGATCGTGCTCCAACTCGCGAAGCTCAAGGACATGGCCGCGCTCGAGGCGCTCATCGAGCGGCACCGCGCGGGCTGGAGGGAAAAGCTCCCGCACACCGGGGATTTCTTCCAGGGGTGGGGGGAACCGGAGCTGGCGGAGTCGCTGCGAGACGCGCATCGCTGGTTCCTCTTGTGGAAGCAGAACCCCACGTTCATGCGCCAGTCCGTCGACGCTTTCGGTCACGCCGTCGAGCGGCTGGCGCGGTTCCTGGCGGACCAGTCGTTGCCCGCGCTGAAGCGCTGGGCGCAGCGGTGGCGGGCCTCGAAGGAGGAGTCTCGGGCCGAGCAGCAGGAGAAATGGTCGAGCAAGTCCGCCTATGTGGGGGCACTCTCCCACGTGGGGCTCGTGGATGCGCTGAGGCCCTCGCAACCGTATCTGCTCAGTGCTCTGAAGAACCTGAAGGCCCTCCCGGAGGTGCTTGGCAGGCCGCAGGGCGCCGGCGGTTCAATTTCCCTCTGGTTGCTGCCCCTGTTCCTCGGAGAGTCCTCCGAGCGAAACGCCTTGGCGGCACTGCTTGGCCGCAGCATCACCCGTGAGCCCACGGCGCTCACGGTCCTGGATGAGTTGCGCCAACTGCGCAACGACGCCGCGCACTCGAAGCATCAGATCGACATGCGTCCGGACCGGGCGGACGAGTTCCTCGCGCGGCTGCTGTGGGCGCTGGGCGCGGGGCTGGACGGATAGGCACCACGCGTTCGCCGAGCCATTCCACTGTGCGGGGACGGCCCCGCGTGAGCTTGGCTCGCAAGCCCGGTCGAAGGCCGTGTGCCTGCGGGACTCCAGAAACGGGTCAGCCCCGTAGGCACCCTGTGTTTCCAGGGTACCTACGGGGCTGCTCCAGTGTCCCCGACGGGATTCGAACCCGTGTTACCGGAGCGGGTGCAGGCCGCATCCGTGCAACCGGGCACCCGTGTGTACGAAGGCCTCACTCCGGAAGGATTCGCCACCGGTTGCACCAGTGCGCTCGAAGGTCTCGCGTCCGGCCAGCAGCCCAAAGGGGCTGCGCCCAGACGCTCAAAGTCGGTAGTACGCTGATACCGCCTGAAGGATCGCGGTAAGTGACAAGAGAAGTTCCTGACCCAGCGCGCCCAAGTGGGAACTACAGGTGGGGAGTCATGGCAAGCATGTTCGAGGCGATGGCACGGCACCGGCCCGAGTGGCTGGCCCAAGGTATCCTCATGAGGGCTGTGGAGACGGAACCCGCTGTCCGAGCTTTGATGATCGAGCAACTGAGAGAGAACCTCCCTTGCGAGGAGGTTCCCGGTGTCACAGAGGAGGAGGTTACGGAGGGTGGGTGGCGCGCCGACGTTTGCGTGGCCTGGAAAAAGCGAACGGCGCGCCTTGAGTTGAAGTTGCTGGCTGGCTTTACCAGACGCCAGGAGGAGGCGCTCAAGCGTCGAGAGGTCGACCTGCTTGTCCTGCCGAGCAAAGAAGGGGTCAAGTCCCGAATCGTGTGTAGTTGGTTCGGAGGGGGTTTGGGGGAGGAATGCTCCTTGGTGGGGTCAAGCAGCGGCAGTGTCTGGGGTTGAGGTGAGCAGGGACATGTCGAGGTAGCGGCGGTCGTCCCAGACGCCGGTGACTTCGAGGGCAACGGCGGTGATGAGGCGCAGGGCGCTGGCCCTGTCCGGGAAGGCGCCCACGGAGCGGATGCGGCGCTTCACCTCGCCGTGCAGACGCTCCAGGCCGTTGGTGCTGCGAAGCCGCTTCCAGTGGGCCTTGGGGAAGGAGAAGAAGCAGGTGGCGGCGGCGAAGCCTTCGCTCAGGCACTCCATGGCCTCGGGCACCTGTCGCCCCAGTCCGTCTTGGAGGGCCTCCAGCCGCTTCCTGGCGTCTTGGAGAGAGGCTGCCTCGAAAATGGCCGAGGTCTGCTTGCCGAGCCGACTGCGCAGCCGCCAGGGGGCTTTGGCGAGGACGTTTCGAGTCAGATGCACCGTGCAGCGCTGGAGTCGGGCCTCCGGCAGCGCCTGCCGGGCCGCGGCGGCCAGGCCCGCATGCCCGTCGGCGATGACGAGCCGCACGCCCGTCAGTCCTCGCTCGAGCAGTTGGCGCAGCAGCTCCAGCCAGGAGTCTTGCGACTCGCTGCCACCCAGCGTCACGGCCAGCAGATGCCGGTGCCCATCCTCTCCCACGCCGTAGGCCACCAGGGCCGAGACGTTCTGCACCGTGCGCGCCCACCTGGCGTCCAGGAAGGTGGCATCCAGGTAGAGGTAGGGGAAGGCCTGGGTGAGGGGCTGGGTGCGAAGGCCCTCCACCTTCTCTTCCAGGGACTTCGTCACCCGACTCACCGTCGAGCGCGAAACCTCCTCGCCCATGAGCGCCCGCGTCACCTTGCCCATCTTCCTCGTGGAGACGCCCTGCACGTACGCGCTGGTAATCGCCTCGTCGAGTTCCTCGCTCCGACGCCTGTAGCGGCCCAGCACGGCCTGCGCCGAGCCGCCAGCCCGGGTCCGGGGCACCGCCACCTCCAGGTGGCCCATGGACGTCAGCAGGCCGCGCAGGTAGCTGCCGTTGCGTTGGTCCTTACGCCCCGCCACCTGCTGCCAGCGCCCGGCGCCCACCAGGCCCCGAATCTCCTCCTCCAGCAGCATCTCCAGCGTCATGCGGATGGCTCCCAGGAACAGGCCTCGCACGTCGGTGCGCACCTCCTCGTGCGAGGGCGCGGAAAACTCGGTATCGTCCACGGCAGGGAACTCCTCGGCCTCCTCGCCAAAGGAGGACCGTCTCGGTTTGGTTTCACCG
This Myxococcus stipitatus DNA region includes the following protein-coding sequences:
- a CDS encoding DEAD/DEAH box helicase; translation: MGIVFPEALWPGVSEPERQHRLAGIRAALTFECGGRPVLVVEAPLLSIEPASGAPRLDLILDDRRRLRARIEGVPGQQCLVVESIQDPKGTAELRTGRLISLQREPVFTFSESAAPRTDLTTLVPPTQELLRAWLQYEGLERERDQVLFDRRHAHPLEFNEMEASDSQGFDVAIVNATDVEQWLGDGMRLGGRLNIAVQVSAMAGNESPRPALLERFIERKEEGRLLARLSFESDADRPPGIGRILARENKGSAAARKRRAKVLARLQTGRFANPRLLEYLLDPSRVQRVTAKLETFLRQSGKKSLEPKQVEAIAKATRLPDVLLIQGPPGTGKTEVLVEIVHHLRARYGGRREEASGPFRILIAGAHNEAVKNAFSRLEGMVIRVLTAERQEQDSLKEKSALRGQEIARKARARIEGSDTFQRIRAQGDLREKLLMARRALLDAGMEEARPRFEELMDAALERHLTVSHQREIQTLSRRLDALRDSEGSTPMQVAGGAGVAAALQRLFEGPIPAPGEDPAPLLPLLSALDAARDAAVSGQERLPEELLVQADAWLALRPRIEQVVREGCGWSASLHLRVARLLQETAVPPESLPPAEGPPTVHAEALRSVERDCLAWCDEALRLVAAQLEQLTRTDEVVLDQWIRALSDEPGLFHELQSNHAPISAATCQIAADTTGEEDDFFDVVIVDEAARAGIDVLIPMALGRHVILVGDHRQLPPHVEEQLWRGLDGELQSSVDMKSSLFAWLHERLPGENFVALDKQFRMHEDIGRLVSMAFYEPEVELRHYWEGALAEQRKLTLGLFDNRPVMWVDTRDRPGKDEDCLEFNAYEEDVIFKLLEAIPRERLDALRAKHGAPPIAVLAFYTQQRQRFEDRLARLPSWLREAVDLITVHSAQGREFPLVIIATTRSTRQMKIGFLRDESSANVAISRAQSQVIIVGDSETLAAEQRGRVNAPWRKVFGLIADAGAKQSSRPIIPASEVLAWIR
- a CDS encoding IS256 family transposase, producing MDDTEFSAPSHEEVRTDVRGLFLGAIRMTLEMLLEEEIRGLVGAGRWQQVAGRKDQRNGSYLRGLLTSMGHLEVAVPRTRAGGSAQAVLGRYRRRSEELDEAITSAYVQGVSTRKMGKVTRALMGEEVSRSTVSRVTKSLEEKVEGLRTQPLTQAFPYLYLDATFLDARWARTVQNVSALVAYGVGEDGHRHLLAVTLGGSESQDSWLELLRQLLERGLTGVRLVIADGHAGLAAAARQALPEARLQRCTVHLTRNVLAKAPWRLRSRLGKQTSAIFEAASLQDARKRLEALQDGLGRQVPEAMECLSEGFAAATCFFSFPKAHWKRLRSTNGLERLHGEVKRRIRSVGAFPDRASALRLITAVALEVTGVWDDRRYLDMSLLTSTPDTAAA